One Candidatus Nitrososphaera evergladensis SR1 genomic window, TCGCCCGGCCTCACGTCCAGATCCTCGATGGCCTTGTCGCTCATCAGGATGTACGGGAGCTGGCCAGGCTTGGCGTTGTACTTTTTCAGCACTTCTTCGGCCTCGGCCTTGGGGATGATCTCGTGCTTTGGCTGGTACACGTGATTTGTAATCTTGACTACTTTCTTTTCAGACGACAAGGGATGCTATACTACCTCCTCCACAGACAACGACGACAACAATAGCTTGTGCTCAAGAGAAAACATCAAAGTCAAATTGATGAATAAAAAAATAGTATATTTAAGCATTGTGAATATTTGATCCAAAAGCCGATTTTATTTGGAAAATTGAGAGATGCTTTTTCGCAGGGTTGCCTGAAATGAGTACAAGTGTTAGAGTTCCTACACAAAAAGGATAAATAGTAACGGAAATATAGCGTGTTAGGTGTGCATGAGGGATAATGGAGTATAAAGCGTACGCACTAATGGCAATATTGCTGGCATCTGTATCGGCTGTCGGCATGTTTGGCTCTGCATATGCACAAACTAGCAGTGGCCTTACAGTAACGACAGACAAGACAGATTACAGCGCAGCCGACACCGTAAAAATCTCCGGAAACGTCGGAGTAACCCCAACAGGCCAACCACTTGTGCTTCAAGTGTTCAATCCAAACGGCGCAGCATACAGATTTGACCAAGTCCCGGTAGCTGCGGATGGATCGTATACTTATAATCTCAAGGTCGGAGGCAAGCTGGGCG contains:
- a CDS encoding DNA-directed RNA polymerase subunit H; amino-acid sequence: MSSEKKVVKITNHVYQPKHEIIPKAEAEEVLKKYNAKPGQLPYILMSDKAIEDLDVRPGDIIKITRKSPTAGESVYYRYVVEG